The genome window aagcAGAATCAAAAAGCAAACATTTTGAGGAAATCATATGCCATCAGTCGCATCCTGCTTTCTTGCACCACACTAAGCTGTTGTGAGTCTTCTCCATTTTGGACTACTGGGCTTTTGCCTGCTGTCTACTAGAGTAATTACACCCTTAGACACTCGTCTCCCTGCTAATCTCACAGCCCTGGTATTTTTGGCCCCTGGCAAAGTCTATGATATAAATGAGGTGGAAGACGGAGCATTTCAAACACATCTGTCCACACTGTGTATGCCATTCCTTATATGCGTGGGAGTGTATTTATGTAACATAGCAGGGTTTCCTATAAAAGATCACAGTGCTTCGAGGTAAAAAAAGGTCAGCCAACAGCTGGGCTGATGAAGGGAACCCCTCTCGACATCTGCTTTCAGAAGGTTTAAATGGGAAGCAATGGAGTTTTCTCCCAAGATACTCCTACACAAACAGCTGCAAAACATGAGACTATTTATTAAGGAGGGTTTactataattaaaataaaagtgaTACTCCCACTTGTGTTTGTGGTAGCAGGACACAAATAACTCATACTGGAAAGTCAATCACGTAGTGCACTTAACCTGTTTTGTAGTATAAAATGTTATCACTTTTGATATTAACTGTCGCCCTAAAAACTGAATGGTTTGGTAGAACAAGATTGTGTTTGAAATTGGAAATCGATCAACCTTTTTCAGATAAATAATttcctttttaaatatttgaatgTAGCTATTTTTGCAAACAAGTTTGGAAAATGTAATAGTAAGTCAATTTTGTACAATATATTTTAGATTGCTAAATATAATGCAAAAAGCAACATTTGTTCCTATTTGACATCAGTCGaaaaacaatacatttaaaacactgATGGATGGGGAGTTCTCTATAGCCTACCTGACATCCTGTCCTCCCTCACTCACAGGTTAGAGAAACGCACACCGGTAAGTTCCCAGTCCTACAGCCTGATAGCGACAGAGCATTACAGCCCTACGTCTCAGTTGGAACACTGAACACTCGTATCATTAACTCACTAAACCTGCACAATATTTGTATTCGACAGAAACTAGAAGAAGCTAATGTATGCCTTTTGTTCGTTGACCACAAACCCATTTGTCGCATCAGACCTTCTGCGACCTCTTGGAGAAACTCACTTGTTCCCAGCAGCAGACTTCTGACTTTTGTGCCACAGTATCAAAGCTTTCCTTTCGACAAGGATTGACACCTCGCAAGCAAAATATCAAGGTGCTTGGGTTCTTTAAGGTAAGTGAGGATAaatcaaaataaacaaaacgacTGTGTGTCAAACATAGGCTACGTAATCGTTAGGCTCCTAATGAGAGTTCTTAATTTGTTTAATAAGCTTCATTAGCCTATACAACAAAAGATACAGATTATTATTATGAccgagacatatctatgcccatagcgGTGAGGTTGATTTTTGGACTGTTAGCAGTCAGGCGCGATCACACCCGAGACCATTAATAAATTACCGTtttgattacaaaaaaacaatGTTACTTGCAATACTTCTGTGCTTGCTAGCTCATTTCGATGAGAGTTGTGCTAAAAGAAAAAAAGCATAATGAAACTGGATTTTAGTCCACCTTCTATTTTATATTAAAGTTGTTAATACAATGTGCTTGTTATTTAAAAGTCTCGATTTTCTTTCAATAGCTTCGTCACGTGACCAAGTGACTGCAAATCAGTTCAGCATTTTATTATACACTTGACACAACAATTTTATTGGATTTTAATCCAGCTTCTGTTTATATAACTATCTTTTCTGATATATTTCATATCATGTGGCCCAGTGACTCCAACTCCACACAAGCTATTATTACAGCGGACCAATGAGACAcatctctttttttttaattggatTTGGGTTTATAGTCCACCTTCTtttctatataaatatattagtatggacatttcaacatttatttcctgaaaAGTTTAATCTTTTTTGTAATACCTTCCATGATATGTGACCTGGGGACACCAGATTCcacaaaagagatgtgtcctatTTGTTTAGTGTGTCATTGTGTAGTGATTTGGAGCCACTTGGTTACATAACTCAAAGCTATTCAAATCTAAATAAAGGATTTTTTCCATTTCATCAGTCAAATGCCCTTAACTTAAATGTTGTAGCCTTCAAACAGACCTTTAAATCGATGTAATTTATTTACTCTGTCATATAAATCAGTTATCAGAAGCAGTATATTGTGGTGCCACAATGCAGACGCATTATTTGTACTGACTACAGTGCACAAAAGTAGTCGAATTCGTCAAATTACATTTTCATAGAAAATAGTCAGAGCTCACTAACAAGGTGTTGTGCTGCCCTCTACTGACAATCTCCTGTAGAAGCATTCAAAGTCAAAAATACAGAAGTCTGTGTGTCAACCGAAAACTCTAGCAAAAACAATGCAAGCATAATTATTCCACTGTGCTTTAAGGGACTTACAAGCCAAGCCAGATTCCTCTCTGCAGGCTTTAGGGTGGCACAGAGACCACTAGTATCAGGATGTGTGTGTTCCTCCTGTCCCCACAGACAGGATGATGATCTGTTGCATCCAAACCCTGCTGTTGTTGGGTGCTCAGCTGGCTCTTTCAATCCCCAACAACTTCTTCTACCATGACTTTCGCAAAGGAAATGGAAACAAAGAAAGTATGCACACAATCAATAAATGATTTTTTGTCAAAATTGTTTTTACATGTGTTCTTTCAGTCCATCCTTTAAACTCCATTCTTGTATGTAATGTCTATATTTCCTATAGTTCACTTCAGTGGTGTGAAGCTCCATGTGGACTCTGCTCAGCCTGCAGTGTTTGCAGCCACAGGGGATAATGTCACGCTGCCATGCAGGTTTTGGTATAAGCCCGAGTTGACCTCACCAAGGGAACCCCGGGTCAAGTGGTCCTGGCAGCCTGCAGCTGGGGGACATGAGACAGACGTGCTGGTGGCTATCGGCTCTCGAAGTCGAAGTTTTGGGGAATTCAGGTTGATAAAAAAATGAATAATGATTATATATTGTTCTCTTATTAGGGACTGTATGATCTTGTTTGTCTTTTAACTCACATTATGTCTCTTGGTCAGGGGTCGTGTGCAGATCAGACAGGATTTCCCAGGAGACGCCGCACTTGTGATGACTAACCTAATGTTAAATGATACAGGCCGTTACCACTGTGAGGTCGTGGACGGACTGGAGGACAAGAGCACTtcagtttatttggagttacggggTATATGTACACTGATACACTGCTCTCCATTCTCAAGCGGCAATAAGAGTCCAACAATACTCTTAATTCTATTCAGAGGTCCATTTTTTAAAAGATAGGCAGATGTTTAGAAGAAGACAGGCTTGTTGTAATCTTTGCACTTGATTAATATATTCTATTCTTCTGTACAAAGAGATTTGTTGCAATCTCTTTTTTGTCCCTCCAGGCAAAATTAGGTTTACAGTGGgcaaaaacacaaacataaaAGAGAACCTGGGCAATTAATGGTAACTGTTACAGCCAACAATGaagtaaaacatattatttttcCCGTAAAACTATCAAACTATTGTAATAGTAGCTATTATGAAGTGATGCTGAAGATTTTTTGTGGTAGAATGTTgatgaatgtaaaaaaaaaattcacagcagacattttttCATAGACAAACAGGTGTTATATTAACAATAACGAGGTAAAGTGTCCCAGTGAGTAACACTGAAGGCCTCTCATCAATTCCTCCACATAGGTGTGGTGTTTCCCTACCAGCACCCTCGTGGTCACTACCACCTCAGCTTCCTGGCAGCCCAGCAGGCCTGTGAGCAGCAGGCCTCCACACTGGCCACCTTCTCCCAGCTCTTCCAGTCCTGGAAGGAGGGCCTGAACTGGTGCAATGCAGGCTGGCTGGCTGACGGGACCGTCCAGTACCCCATGACCCGGCCCAGAGTGCCCTGCGGAGGGGACGGCCTGGCCCCAGGTGTCCGGAGCTACGGCAGACGGCACCTGCAGCTTCATCGTTATGATGTCTTTTGCTTCTCCTCTACACTCCAAGGTGAGATGGTGTGAAATCTAACAATGTGATAGGTTCAAAATCTGGTTCCAGAGAAGCTCTTTTTCAGAATCTATAACAGAAAAAAAGGATTCAAAATGATTACGAGTGTCTCATCTAAATATTATCTTTATGTGCAGGACAGTTTGAAGTAAATGAGCAGAATTACCTTTATTTTAAGTCAACAGTCTCACTCTTGGACGTCTGCTGTCTAATGTTGGAGGTCTGAAACACAAACACTTTGAACTATCATATCCAGTCTGCAGAGAGTTCtcttaataataacaatacataTGTTTTCTTCAAAGGTAAAGTCTACTATCTGCAACCCTCTCACACGATGAACCTGACGGAGGCCCAGCAGGCGTGCCAGGAGGACGGAGCACAAGTCGCCAAAGTGGGACAGCTGTACGCCGCCTGGAAGCTCTCAGTGCTGGACCGCTGTGACGCAGGCTGGCTGGCTGATGGAAGCGTTCGGTATCCCATCACCAGGCCCCGGAGAAACTGTGGCccctcagagccaggggtgcGCAGTTTCGGCTTCCCTCCTCCACAGCACAAACACGGGGTCTACTGCTACAAGTCAGGGGATGAATTAATGTAGAACCATTCTCTAATTGGGGGTCAGAAATGCAAAGATGGCACCATTTTCTCGAAAATGTGAATCCTTATGAGCATTCTTGTCATTATAACTGTGTACATTTTGGAAACCTAGGCCTGAGTGTGCAGTGAGGATTAACAGGAGGGAAATAGCAGAACCTTTTTTTTTAgattaaagaaaaatatataacGTATATACCTTTGAGCGCTAATGCCTTGTATTTGTTTGTAGATTATGTTTGTATGGTTTTGAATACGCTTTCAAAATGATTATGAAAAACAGACAACCCATTATTACCACCTTCTTGTCTTGCGTGTAATGCAGTAATTTCCTAGAATGCATGGTTCGAGCTATTTCCGAGTAATGTCTTCACTGTCCTTTGTAAATGCATGTGACAATAAAAACGTTAGTTAGAAGAGAGTTGAGTTCCTCCTATTTCTGTACGtcatcctcctctccctcacttGTACAATTGACaataaaagaaatggaagaagcAGATGAGAATCAATCAACTATGATATTCACAGGAGAAACAGAACATAAACCAAAGACAAATTAGAAATATCAAAAAAAGATCACTTGATACTGTAAACATCAACAAGCCATTATAAGTCTGTGTatttcaagtaaaaaaaaaaagttcttaCAAGACAATGTACTGTCTTGTAAGTTGGTATGTTGGTATAGAAGACAGACATTGAAGCAAGGTATATTTACATTCAAACATTTTCTACACAATATACTCTTTATTTCTATTTCACGTGCCATTACTATGAAGTTGTAATAGTAAGACATATTTTTGCTTTGAGAAATAttgaatatttaaataaaaatgttgcaACTTGTGAtgacaatattaatattgttttcAAAGACAAAGAAATAATTGAAAGCAACATTTGTCACAGCCAGCAGATGGCAGTCACATGTTTGTATGCTTTTGGGTGAACAATAAGAGCAGAACAAAATGTGCAGAAACTATTAAACAATATAAACTCTCTCAGTTACATCACAAATAAACAACCTTTAATGAAAGGTTTACACCACCACATGCGTCATGATCCACCAACACTATCACACGGCCAGATTGAATCAATGGATTTAAAAGATTGTCATGAATTTACTGTGAACAAACTGCAGTCATGCAGAAAATGTGGCATTTATGGTAATACAATCATATTAAATGTGAAGAATGCAGGATGAAAGAAATGTGACTGCTGGAAATCAGAGGTGAAATGTGACGTCCGAACAGGGAGGGGGATGAGAGCGAAGCAGCATagagaacacagaacacacttcTGTGAGTGTACAACTCACAGAAGTGTGTTCACGTACTCCTCGGTCTCTCAGGTTTATGACACATACGTATGGGGGACAGTGGGATATTTGCCATGTGGCTGGTTTTAGTGTCTCAGGCCTTCATGTCAGGAAACACAATGACAAATGATTTGGTTATAAAATCACTCACGGCTGAGGGTTAACTTAGTCTCAGTGTGAATCTCAGTTAATGTGTTCTGTTCATTAAGCTATGAAAATGATCATACTTACTGCTTTAGCAACCAGAAAGTGCCAAGTTCAAGATTAATGCAATATTGAATTATTAGGAAAGGATACTGTATACTGCCACAACAACTGAAATATGTTGAAAGGAAGTGGATTCGTGCTCTGACCTCCACACCCATGACTGAAAGTGTGTGAGACAATAAAGTTACTTAAAAAGAAGTGCCAACTGAAAAATAAGAGTGccaaataaaaaaagtattgtTCAGTTTTAAATCACAAAGCACGTTTAGCTCCATCTTGCATGACAAAATGTtgttctttgttttattttttacataaaaaGCAATACAATTGTGTCGGTTTTTACATTGTTAAGTCAAATTATTATTTCTTGTCAGTCACTGAACCTTGTATTTCCATTTTAGACTACCTGCTTTCTTGTGTCTTGTTTACTAATACTTCTATACTACACTAGATTTCTGTTGATGTACTTTATTCATCTGTCAGCTCATTACTTTTCAGATTGACATTTTTCTTACAAATCAcattacattatgttgtatgtcgtccttattgttgttctgttgtttttatgttacatgtgtaaccaatgtgctgcaggccacccttgaaaaagagatattttttatctcaaggggctttcacctggttaaataaaggctacgaACAAACTGGGATATAAAAACgtgataaagaaaaaaaaacagaagtCTATAAAGTAATTATTATGAACTCAATATTTTCCGATTACAACAATGAAATACTGCGTCCCCTGTAATGCATCAGTAACAATACAACTACAAccattaataaaattaacaataacaataattattattactataattatgataatgtgaataataataataataataataataataataataataataataataatagtagaaTATCCAAAGTATAATAATGGATCATAACACTGACAGAGTCAGTATATAATGAGTCCTTGTACTTAATTACATTTTGATGATGACGACCATACATTTAAGTACATACACTACAAGTTTTGTCACATTTTTCTTGGTATTGCTTCAGCACACATAACTAAAGGATCTGAGGACCTCTTCCATCACTGGTTAGTGCATGTGATACATCAACACATATTGTCTATCTTTCTTGGAACATGATTATCTCGCACCACTTACACAGCTGATCAATGACACAACCTTAAAACTGTCTTTTGATAATTATTCCTTCAGCTGTTGGTAGAATCAGACTTGGTTAAGCTGCAAATGTGTTATCTGAAAGTGCTTTGTTCAAACTCAAAGGACACATCTAATGTGATGCATGCTGTAGGGTAATACTGTTACCTGTAGGCATAAAGCAGACAATACAAACATGAGGATTCCCAGAAAAGGCCTTCCTTACTGAAATGAGGCATGAACAACATGATTATCCCTGGTGTCATTCCAATAATCTCCCAgtcacatttaaaaagtaaacgTGTTATCAATGAGGTAAAATAAGGATAATGAGGTGGAAAATACTCATTTGGCATATGGACCCCAGCTCAAgctatttatattttttaataatgtatgtTTAGTTCAATTATCTCAGGTTGACCCCCACCACACATTACATCACTTTGAATTGTAGAGCTTTTGTTCTGTATATTGTTTTAAACCTGGAAAAATCTCCTACAAAATCGCAGAATGAAGTTGCGTCAAACTATGAATAGAAAATCCTACAAAATGACATTGAATTCCACTTCACTTGGCGACTTACTCTTCATAGCTGAGGTTCTCGAGGGTGTAAACCCCAACATAAGTAATATTTTGGTGCAACCTCAGGAAACTCTGTCATTGGTTGGGAAGTTTCTATACAAATCATACAGAGGTCAGCTGCATACCAGTGAAATAAACACCACAGCAATGTAAAGATGTGATCCTCCTGCTGGCAGCTTTATCTTGTAGCTATATtatgtgtgtattatgtttAAGGGTAGTAGCTGATAACATGGAAAATAATAAGGGGGGAAACACTGACAGGTCATCGGCACCATGCCGACAATGCAAAGTTGCCCTATAATTAACATGGGTCTGTTATGTTCCCAGAGCCCCTGTCCTCCTGTGGATTACACAAGTTAAGAAGTGCCAACAATAAGGTGCAAATAACTCACTTTTGTTTTGTGCAAcggttttattttctttatttttttagcACAGTGTTTTCCCTCTCTGGTTTTTGTTTAATAGGCAGACTAAAGACAATAGTTTATTTCTTGAGAGCATACGTTTCTTTGTTAGGCTTTTCAAATCCGGTCAATTCATTTTTCCAATATTCAGAGCCGGGTAAAGCCTAATTAAAAGTGGGCCCAACATCATTTAAAAGTACCAGGAATTTAATGTAGTTTGGTTCAGGTGGAGTATATAGTTTAAAATAGAAATAATGAGTTTGACTCAGGTTACATgacaaaaaacacaaacatactTTCTCTTGTTGTGTCTCTTTTTGTTTTACTTACTTTTTCTTTTCGTCTATTAAAAATTAAGTTGACATCATAGTAGAAGGTGTAGCACAAGTGGTGGGCGAATAGAGGAAGTGGGATGGAGCTGCGGTAAAACTCGCTCCTGATTGGCTGTTGCTGGTTTTCTGAGCGTTGTGGAGGTGTTTAAATAGCCAATCAGGTCGCCTATCCTCAGTATGTGTAGCAGCAGCATTGAACTGACGGCCCTCTCTCGGTGGAAGACCGCGTCCGAGTGACACTGCCTCGTCTCTGCTCTAACCCACTTAACTCAAGTGCCATGGAGGAATTAAGTAGTTGACGTTTCCTGTTGTAACCTTCTCTTTTTTAAGCTTTCTTCCCGTCCGATCACTGCGATCCTGAACCGGTTTATTGACGTTTTTGAACCCTTCTGTCTACAAGCTTTAACCATCCGAAATCATGAAGTACATCATCGGCATCGGCGGGTGAGTTCCTACGGATGTATGAATGGAGGCTATGCTAAGCTAGCTGGCTAACTGGAGCTGCTAGGCCGTACAAGGCACACGTGGAGGAGAGGCCGGTCATGACATCCGCTATAGTGTAGCTTCTTTTTTGTTGTACTGCTGTTCAAAAAACTCTGTTAGTGATGATTTTTCCGTTTTGTATAAGGGTTTATCCTGGTGATTTAAGTAAATAAACAATGCTAACGTTTACTAGCATGTAAAACAATAAGCAAACCCGCCATAATGCACAGGTGGTCCACCCTTTTATGCCAAAGTCATTCAtaaaatgtgtacagtttgtgaacaatttctttttttgtacCACTCTTCATTCAAACATGCCTCCCCTTTTTCAAAGCAAACTAATACAAACTATAACAATTACAGCAATACTATTGATTATgaattaaaaatatgttttaacgTTTAAAACTGACAGTGGCTATTTAAGGTGTAATTGTTTTGTTGAGGAAATGAGTGCAAATCTATGTTAATGAGTAATTTCATAATG of Pseudochaenichthys georgianus chromosome 3, fPseGeo1.2, whole genome shotgun sequence contains these proteins:
- the LOC117466278 gene encoding hyaluronan and proteoglycan link protein 3-like, yielding MMICCIQTLLLLGAQLALSIPNNFFYHDFRKGNGNKEIHFSGVKLHVDSAQPAVFAATGDNVTLPCRFWYKPELTSPREPRVKWSWQPAAGGHETDVLVAIGSRSRSFGEFRGRVQIRQDFPGDAALVMTNLMLNDTGRYHCEVVDGLEDKSTSVYLELRGVVFPYQHPRGHYHLSFLAAQQACEQQASTLATFSQLFQSWKEGLNWCNAGWLADGTVQYPMTRPRVPCGGDGLAPGVRSYGRRHLQLHRYDVFCFSSTLQGKVYYLQPSHTMNLTEAQQACQEDGAQVAKVGQLYAAWKLSVLDRCDAGWLADGSVRYPITRPRRNCGPSEPGVRSFGFPPPQHKHGVYCYKSGDELM